In Microbacterium galbinum, a single window of DNA contains:
- a CDS encoding sigma-70 family RNA polymerase sigma factor yields MHEENTPHIDDTIADADLILRTRSGDTGAFGELWRRHYPSGIAVARSVTSSIDPDDLVQESYTRIYQAIVKGGGPNGSFRAYLFTSIRNTAAAWGRSRREDAMDELDAVADPDSTDQASNDALDRSLTAQAFRSLPTRWQEVLWYTEIEQMRPQEVAPLLGMKSGAVSQLAFRAREGLREAWIQAHLRSSAPGSECQWTIEHLGAYSRGNLGSRDHRRIEAHLDECARCMIVAAEAKDVSKRLALVLLPLVLGVTGAAGYLATLQGGGAPIVALAAMPSSVPGGVVAGDGGSGALAAGSTAGGAGAGGAGGAGGSAGGGAGGSAGGSAGASGGMLSGMGALVGAGSAALVVAGVVAAATIIPGLAGANPSTSLPSAGDSDSSSISSDVGPDASMSTEPVDDELDEPVEKPKDETVPPVADDETDADTGTDVPAAPVVTTPANPAPGSGGDSGPGTVPTPAPTPTPTPTTPPDEEEEEPPVDPVVLPEGVPTITGVSVSCLPPSRDEVLETTVYTLQLSGVADAKVVAYTGLDADALEESSTGTVNTQGIGTLELHPDVFELFWGNVSVAYYIEVDGVRKTSDLKTPAVLLSTWVDPWEVPCGIPDVPLPADVPELVPEQPAVVEQPAPVEEPAPAEEPAPAPVEDEPAAATAPAETDARVDAAVTPEVVVVPDEEPVPAE; encoded by the coding sequence GTGCACGAAGAGAACACTCCTCACATCGACGACACGATCGCCGACGCAGACCTCATCCTCCGCACCCGTTCGGGTGACACGGGGGCGTTCGGAGAACTCTGGCGTCGTCACTACCCCTCGGGGATCGCGGTCGCACGCTCGGTCACCTCGTCGATCGACCCCGACGACCTCGTGCAGGAGTCGTACACCCGCATCTACCAGGCGATCGTCAAGGGTGGCGGGCCCAACGGCTCGTTCCGCGCCTACCTCTTCACCAGCATCCGCAACACGGCCGCCGCCTGGGGTCGCTCGCGCCGCGAAGACGCGATGGACGAGCTCGACGCGGTCGCCGACCCCGACAGCACCGACCAGGCATCGAACGACGCCCTCGATCGCAGCCTCACCGCGCAGGCGTTCCGCAGTCTCCCCACGCGCTGGCAGGAAGTGCTCTGGTACACCGAGATCGAGCAGATGCGGCCGCAGGAGGTCGCTCCGCTCCTGGGCATGAAGTCGGGCGCGGTCTCACAGCTCGCGTTCCGCGCCCGCGAGGGTCTTCGCGAGGCGTGGATCCAGGCGCACCTGCGCAGCTCGGCCCCGGGCTCGGAGTGCCAGTGGACGATCGAGCACCTCGGCGCCTACTCGCGCGGCAATCTCGGATCGCGTGACCACCGTCGCATCGAGGCGCACCTCGACGAGTGCGCCCGCTGCATGATCGTGGCCGCCGAGGCGAAGGACGTCTCCAAGCGCCTCGCACTCGTGCTGCTCCCCCTCGTGCTCGGCGTCACGGGCGCCGCGGGGTACCTGGCGACCCTGCAGGGCGGTGGCGCACCGATCGTCGCTCTCGCGGCCATGCCCTCCAGCGTGCCCGGCGGCGTGGTCGCCGGCGACGGCGGATCCGGCGCCCTCGCGGCGGGCTCCACCGCCGGCGGTGCGGGAGCCGGCGGTGCCGGCGGAGCAGGCGGGTCGGCCGGCGGTGGTGCCGGCGGGTCTGCCGGTGGTTCGGCCGGAGCATCCGGCGGGATGCTGTCGGGCATGGGCGCCCTCGTCGGCGCCGGTTCGGCCGCTCTCGTGGTGGCCGGTGTCGTCGCCGCGGCGACGATCATCCCCGGCCTGGCCGGGGCGAACCCGTCGACGTCGCTGCCGAGTGCCGGCGACTCCGATTCGTCGTCGATCTCCTCGGACGTCGGACCGGACGCGTCGATGAGCACCGAACCCGTGGATGACGAGCTCGACGAGCCCGTCGAGAAGCCGAAGGACGAGACCGTTCCCCCGGTGGCCGACGACGAGACGGATGCCGACACCGGCACGGACGTCCCCGCGGCCCCCGTCGTCACGACTCCGGCGAATCCGGCTCCGGGCTCGGGCGGCGATTCGGGTCCCGGGACGGTTCCCACCCCTGCGCCTACGCCTACGCCCACTCCGACGACGCCTCCGGACGAGGAAGAAGAAGAGCCGCCCGTCGACCCCGTCGTCCTTCCCGAAGGAGTCCCGACGATCACAGGTGTGTCAGTCAGTTGCCTGCCGCCCTCTAGGGACGAGGTTCTCGAGACCACCGTCTATACCCTTCAGCTCTCAGGCGTGGCAGATGCGAAGGTCGTTGCGTATACCGGCCTCGACGCCGACGCCCTCGAGGAGAGTTCGACGGGGACAGTCAACACACAGGGCATCGGGACACTAGAACTCCACCCCGACGTGTTCGAGTTGTTCTGGGGCAACGTCTCCGTGGCCTACTACATCGAAGTCGATGGTGTTCGGAAGACAAGCGACCTGAAGACACCTGCGGTGTTGCTCAGCACATGGGTCGACCCGTGGGAGGTGCCGTGCGGCATTCCCGACGTGCCGTTGCCCGCGGATGTTCCCGAACTCGTGCCAGAGCAGCCCGCCGTCGTCGAGCAGCCCGCCCCCGTCGAGGAGCCGGCACCCGCTGAAGAGCCGGCCCCGGCACCTGTCGAGGACGAGCCCGCAGCGGCGACCGCTCCCGCCGAGACCGATGCCCGGGTCGACGCCGCGGTGACGCCCGAGGTCGTCGTGGTGCCGGACGAGGAGCCGGTTCCCGCCGAATAG
- a CDS encoding family 20 glycosylhydrolase has protein sequence MVFTHQLSLVPVPAAAVVHEGRMPITATTRVHGSSPAADVLTAAAARRGAPPLTSVDASAHTPAPGDIVLRIDADAAASEGYRLSVGTHVEIIGADEAGLFYGVQTLLQLLREDDEGWSLPYVEIDDAPRFTHRGVMLDVARHFFDVAEVKRFIDATSALKFNRLHLHLTDDQGWRVHIDSWPLLTERSSATSAGGDPGGFYTKDDYREIVSHAASRHMVLIPEIDLPGHTHAVGVAYPELVEAPVLNDALVAQSETLGQPLPVAGETYLGWGVGHSSVRIREERTYDFVRDVVRELAEMTPGPYLHIGGDESLGTSQEDFDHFAERATQIVVDAGKIPVAWHEMGAADGIAEGTIGQYWGMKVPTGSHAAEAAHFVERGGALIMSAADATYLDMKYDDEFPLGLTWAAVIDVRTAYEWEPTAVLDVPGAAILGTEAPLWSETTRTIDDVELLVFPRAAAQAEIAWSPQHGEGREWSSFRERLGALAPLWKAEGTRFHPVADIPWSDR, from the coding sequence ATGGTCTTTACACATCAGCTTTCGCTCGTCCCGGTGCCCGCCGCAGCCGTCGTGCACGAAGGACGGATGCCGATCACCGCGACGACGCGCGTGCACGGCTCCTCCCCCGCGGCCGACGTCCTGACGGCCGCGGCCGCACGGCGCGGCGCCCCTCCCCTCACCTCCGTCGATGCCTCCGCGCACACCCCGGCCCCGGGCGACATCGTGCTGCGCATCGACGCCGACGCCGCGGCATCCGAGGGCTACCGACTGTCGGTCGGCACGCACGTCGAGATCATCGGCGCCGACGAGGCCGGCCTGTTCTACGGCGTGCAGACCCTGCTGCAGCTGCTCCGCGAGGACGACGAGGGCTGGAGCCTGCCGTACGTCGAGATCGACGACGCCCCGCGCTTCACGCATCGCGGAGTGATGCTCGACGTCGCCCGCCACTTCTTCGACGTCGCCGAGGTGAAGCGGTTCATCGACGCCACCAGCGCACTCAAGTTCAACCGCCTGCACCTGCACCTCACCGACGATCAAGGGTGGCGGGTGCACATCGACTCCTGGCCGCTGCTCACCGAGCGGTCATCGGCGACGTCGGCCGGCGGTGACCCCGGCGGTTTCTACACGAAGGACGACTACCGCGAGATCGTCTCCCACGCGGCGTCGCGGCACATGGTGCTGATCCCCGAGATCGATCTGCCGGGGCACACCCACGCGGTCGGCGTCGCCTACCCCGAGCTCGTCGAGGCGCCGGTGCTCAACGACGCCCTCGTCGCGCAGTCCGAGACGCTGGGGCAGCCCCTGCCCGTCGCGGGAGAGACGTACCTCGGCTGGGGAGTCGGTCACTCGAGCGTGCGCATCCGCGAGGAGCGCACCTACGACTTCGTGCGCGACGTCGTGCGCGAGCTCGCCGAGATGACCCCGGGCCCGTACCTCCACATCGGCGGCGACGAGTCGCTGGGTACCTCGCAGGAGGACTTCGACCACTTCGCCGAGCGCGCGACGCAGATCGTCGTGGATGCCGGGAAGATCCCCGTCGCCTGGCACGAGATGGGTGCCGCCGACGGCATCGCCGAGGGCACGATCGGGCAGTACTGGGGCATGAAGGTCCCCACCGGTTCGCACGCCGCCGAGGCCGCGCACTTCGTGGAACGCGGCGGGGCGCTGATCATGTCGGCCGCGGATGCCACGTACCTCGACATGAAGTACGACGACGAGTTCCCCCTCGGCCTCACCTGGGCCGCCGTGATCGACGTGCGAACCGCGTACGAGTGGGAGCCCACCGCCGTGCTCGACGTGCCCGGTGCGGCGATCCTCGGCACCGAGGCACCGCTGTGGTCCGAGACCACGCGCACGATCGACGACGTCGAGCTGCTCGTCTTCCCGCGCGCCGCCGCGCAGGCCGAGATCGCCTGGTCGCCGCAGCATGGAGAGGGACGCGAATGGTCGTCGTTCCGCGAGCGGCTCGGCGCCCTCGCTCCGCTGTGGAAGGCTGAGGGGACCCGATTCCACCCCGTCGCAGACATCCCCTGGAGCGATCGATGA
- a CDS encoding FAD-binding oxidoreductase, with amino-acid sequence MSVLAQLTAALGDLVDTRAAALEEARADRSGHAAEGRPLAIVHAETVAHVQETMRIATATRTPVVVRGAGTGLAGGANAGEGEIVLSTARMTAVLEVRPDDLLAVVEPGILNADLNRLLAEHGVWWAPDPASREISTVGGNIATGAGGLLCAKYGVVRDAVLGVDLVLADGRLLHLGHRSVKGVTGLDLTSLVIGSEGTLGVVVGATLKLRRRVVGTVCTIAATFPDVRSAATASAAVTASGAQPAIMELMDAASLAAVHAVLDLPAPTPGAAQLTIQTDGPASEAEADAIAEILRVHQGTVAVTHDPVEGERLLAIRRSMHQAMASLGTALIEDVSVPRSAMPAMFDEIARIERQYGLTIPTVAHAGDGNLHPNFLFAGAETPAHVWQAADDLFRAAIALGGTLTGEHGIGTLKRRWLADELGHDQWELQRQIARVFDPLGILNPGKVFAPDA; translated from the coding sequence ATGAGCGTCCTCGCGCAGCTGACCGCGGCTCTCGGCGATCTCGTCGACACGCGCGCGGCTGCGCTCGAGGAGGCGAGAGCCGACCGCTCCGGACATGCCGCCGAGGGGCGCCCCCTCGCCATCGTGCACGCCGAGACCGTCGCGCATGTGCAGGAGACGATGCGCATCGCGACCGCCACGCGCACCCCCGTCGTCGTGCGGGGCGCCGGCACCGGCCTCGCCGGAGGCGCGAACGCCGGCGAGGGGGAGATCGTCCTCTCCACCGCCCGCATGACCGCGGTGCTCGAAGTGCGTCCCGACGACCTCCTCGCGGTCGTCGAACCCGGCATCCTGAACGCCGATCTCAACCGTCTCCTCGCCGAGCACGGCGTGTGGTGGGCACCCGATCCCGCGAGCCGCGAGATCTCGACGGTCGGGGGCAACATCGCCACCGGCGCGGGCGGGCTGCTGTGCGCCAAGTACGGTGTGGTGCGCGATGCCGTGCTGGGGGTCGACCTCGTCCTGGCCGACGGCCGCCTGCTGCATCTCGGCCACCGCAGCGTGAAGGGCGTCACCGGTCTCGACCTCACGTCGCTCGTGATCGGCTCGGAGGGCACCCTCGGCGTCGTCGTCGGCGCCACGCTCAAGCTGCGCCGCCGCGTCGTCGGCACGGTCTGCACCATCGCCGCGACGTTCCCCGACGTCCGCAGCGCCGCGACCGCCTCCGCCGCCGTCACGGCCTCGGGCGCACAGCCCGCCATCATGGAGCTGATGGATGCCGCGAGCCTCGCCGCCGTGCACGCCGTCCTCGACCTCCCCGCCCCCACGCCGGGTGCCGCGCAGCTCACGATCCAGACCGACGGGCCCGCCTCCGAGGCGGAGGCCGATGCGATCGCCGAGATCCTGCGCGTCCACCAGGGCACCGTCGCCGTGACGCACGACCCCGTCGAGGGCGAGCGCCTGCTGGCGATCCGCCGGTCGATGCACCAGGCGATGGCATCGCTGGGTACGGCCCTCATCGAAGACGTCTCGGTGCCACGCAGCGCGATGCCGGCGATGTTCGACGAGATCGCGCGCATCGAGCGGCAGTACGGACTCACGATCCCCACCGTCGCGCACGCGGGAGACGGCAACCTGCATCCGAACTTCCTGTTCGCGGGTGCCGAGACGCCCGCGCACGTGTGGCAGGCGGCCGACGACCTGTTCCGCGCGGCGATCGCCCTCGGAGGCACACTGACCGGCGAGCACGGGATCGGCACCCTCAAGCGCCGCTGGCTCGCCGACGAACTCGGCCACGACCAGTGGGAGCTGCAGCGGCAGATCGCGCGGGTGTTCGACCCGCTCGGCATCCTCAACCCCGGAAAGGTGTTCGCCCCCGATGCCTGA
- a CDS encoding N-acetylglucosamine-6-phosphate deacetylase, with amino-acid sequence MSVHPAATGSLVVHSARVVDRGEIVDDAWVRFDDGRVAARGTGADWAPADEVVDAASVAGSGALLTPGFVDIHGHGGAGASFDDGVDSIRTARDLHRAHGTTRAVVSLVTAPLDELARSAAQIADLVHTDADILGSHLEGPFLDPGHHGAHDPSLLRAPLPDDVDRLLAAGRGTIRQITIAPELPGGLDAIRRIVAAGSAAAVGHTDADAAMAVAAFEAGASILTHAFNAMPGIHHRAPGPVLAAAADHRVVLEAIADDVHLDPHVVKLVFDAAPGRVALITDAMAAAGSADGRYDLGAVSVTVENGIARAVETGAIAGSTLTQDEALRRAVAAGVALVDAVRALTETPAGAVGFASELGALRTGMVGDALLLDAELRVARVWVGARPRRA; translated from the coding sequence ATGAGCGTCCACCCCGCAGCGACCGGAAGCCTGGTCGTCCACTCCGCGCGCGTCGTGGATCGCGGCGAGATCGTCGACGACGCCTGGGTGCGCTTCGACGACGGCCGGGTCGCCGCACGCGGAACGGGCGCCGACTGGGCGCCCGCCGACGAGGTCGTCGACGCGGCATCCGTCGCCGGCTCCGGTGCGCTTCTCACGCCCGGCTTCGTCGACATCCACGGGCACGGCGGGGCCGGCGCATCGTTCGACGACGGCGTCGACTCCATCCGCACCGCGCGCGACCTGCACCGCGCGCACGGCACGACCCGCGCCGTGGTGTCGCTGGTGACGGCTCCGCTCGATGAACTCGCACGCAGCGCCGCGCAGATCGCCGACCTCGTGCACACGGATGCCGACATCCTCGGCTCGCACCTCGAGGGGCCGTTCCTCGATCCGGGGCACCACGGCGCCCACGACCCGTCGCTCCTGCGCGCACCGCTGCCCGATGACGTCGACCGGCTGCTCGCCGCGGGTCGCGGAACGATCCGTCAGATCACGATCGCCCCGGAGCTTCCCGGCGGACTCGACGCGATCCGCCGGATCGTCGCGGCAGGCTCCGCGGCCGCCGTCGGCCACACCGATGCGGATGCCGCCATGGCGGTCGCCGCGTTCGAGGCGGGGGCGTCGATCCTCACCCATGCGTTCAACGCGATGCCCGGCATCCACCACCGCGCTCCGGGGCCGGTGCTCGCCGCCGCGGCGGATCACCGTGTCGTGCTCGAGGCGATCGCCGACGACGTGCACCTCGATCCGCACGTCGTCAAGCTCGTGTTCGACGCCGCTCCCGGGCGCGTGGCCCTGATCACGGATGCCATGGCCGCAGCGGGGAGCGCGGACGGCCGCTACGACCTGGGCGCGGTGAGCGTGACGGTCGAGAACGGCATCGCCCGCGCTGTCGAGACGGGGGCGATCGCCGGCTCGACGCTCACCCAGGACGAGGCTCTGCGGCGCGCGGTCGCCGCGGGCGTCGCGCTCGTCGACGCGGTGCGTGCGCTGACCGAGACCCCGGCCGGAGCCGTGGGCTTCGCCTCGGAGCTGGGCGCGCTGCGCACCGGAATGGTGGGCGATGCCCTGCTGCTCGATGCAGAACTGCGCGTGGCGCGCGTGTGGGTCGGGGCGCGGCCCCGCAGGGCCTAG
- the glyA gene encoding serine hydroxymethyltransferase: MTDRYFNAPLAEVDPEIAEVLDRELKRQQTFLEMIASENFVPVSVLQSQGSVLTNKYAEGYPGRRYYGGCEEVDVAEELAISRAKSLFGAEFANVQPHSGASANAAVLHAIARPGDTLLGLSLDQGGHLTHGMKINFSGRLYDIVAYGVNPETSVIDMDEVRRLAIEHKPKVIIAGWSAYPRTLDFAAFRAIADEVGALLWVDMAHFAGLVAAGLHPNPVPHAHVVSSTVHKTIGGPRSGFILTNDADIAKKINTAVFPGQQGGPLMHVIAAKATAFKLAATPEFAERQERVLRGAALIAERLSQQDVKDAGIAVRSGGTDVHLVLVDLREAEIDGKQAEDLLHDIHITVNRNAVPNDPRPPMVTSGLRIGTPALATRGFGDTEFTEVADIIALALQPGADVEALRARVDALAAGFPLYPDLQQ; encoded by the coding sequence ATGACCGACCGTTACTTCAACGCCCCGCTCGCCGAGGTCGATCCCGAGATCGCCGAGGTGCTCGACCGCGAGCTGAAGCGTCAGCAGACCTTCCTCGAGATGATCGCGTCCGAGAACTTCGTGCCCGTCTCGGTGCTGCAGTCGCAGGGCTCCGTGCTCACGAACAAGTACGCCGAGGGCTACCCCGGCCGTCGCTACTACGGCGGCTGCGAAGAGGTCGACGTCGCCGAGGAACTCGCGATCTCGCGGGCGAAGAGCCTGTTCGGCGCCGAGTTCGCGAACGTCCAGCCGCACTCCGGCGCCTCGGCCAACGCCGCCGTGCTGCACGCCATCGCGCGCCCCGGCGACACGCTCCTCGGCCTCTCGCTCGACCAGGGCGGCCACCTCACGCACGGCATGAAGATCAACTTCTCGGGCCGTCTCTACGACATCGTCGCCTACGGTGTGAACCCCGAGACCTCGGTCATCGACATGGACGAGGTGCGTCGCCTCGCGATCGAGCACAAGCCGAAGGTCATCATCGCCGGCTGGTCGGCCTACCCCCGCACGCTCGACTTCGCGGCGTTCCGCGCGATCGCCGACGAGGTCGGCGCACTGCTCTGGGTCGACATGGCGCACTTCGCCGGTCTCGTCGCCGCGGGCCTGCACCCGAACCCGGTGCCCCACGCCCACGTCGTCTCGTCGACCGTGCACAAGACGATCGGCGGCCCTCGCTCGGGCTTCATCCTCACGAACGACGCCGACATCGCCAAGAAGATCAACACGGCCGTGTTCCCGGGCCAGCAGGGCGGCCCGCTCATGCACGTGATCGCCGCCAAGGCGACCGCGTTCAAGCTCGCCGCGACCCCCGAGTTCGCCGAGCGACAGGAGCGCGTGCTGCGCGGCGCGGCGCTGATCGCCGAGCGCCTCTCGCAGCAGGACGTCAAGGATGCCGGCATCGCCGTGCGCTCCGGTGGCACCGACGTGCACCTCGTGCTGGTCGACCTGCGCGAGGCCGAGATCGACGGCAAGCAGGCCGAAGACCTGCTGCACGACATCCACATCACGGTGAACCGCAACGCCGTGCCGAACGACCCGCGTCCGCCCATGGTCACCTCGGGTCTGCGCATCGGCACCCCGGCGCTCGCCACCCGCGGGTTCGGCGACACGGAGTTCACCGAGGTCGCCGACATCATCGCGCTGGCGCTGCAGCCGGGTGCCGACGTCGAGGCTCTCCGCGCCCGCGTCGACGCGCTCGCGGCCGGCTTCCCGCTCTACCCGGACCTGCAGCAGTGA
- a CDS encoding NUDIX hydrolase gives MPDIHVSAAIIDDGAGRVLVVRKRGTTRFMQPGGKPEHGETPAQTLLRELHEELGLELDESAIEPLGRFVSAAANEPGHRVVADAFRTTIDPSEVCVQAELEELRWITPDDVSALPLAPLSVEHLLPLAWPAPH, from the coding sequence ATGCCTGACATCCACGTGAGCGCGGCGATCATCGACGACGGCGCCGGACGCGTGCTCGTCGTGCGCAAGCGCGGCACTACCCGGTTCATGCAGCCCGGCGGCAAACCCGAGCACGGCGAGACGCCCGCGCAGACGCTGCTGCGCGAACTGCACGAGGAACTCGGACTCGAGCTCGACGAGAGCGCGATCGAACCCCTCGGCCGGTTCGTCTCGGCGGCGGCGAACGAACCGGGCCACCGGGTGGTCGCCGACGCGTTCCGCACGACGATCGATCCGAGCGAGGTGTGCGTGCAGGCCGAACTCGAGGAGCTGCGCTGGATCACACCCGACGACGTGTCGGCGCTCCCCCTCGCTCCCCTCAGCGTCGAGCACCTGCTGCCGCTGGCGTGGCCCGCTCCGCATTGA
- a CDS encoding bifunctional methylenetetrahydrofolate dehydrogenase/methenyltetrahydrofolate cyclohydrolase, producing the protein MTAVVLDGKAASAEIKAELTERVAALRARGIIPGIATVLVGADPASQLYVGMKHRQSEAIGMNSIQRELPADATQEQVEALIDELNADPDCHGYIVQLPLPKHLDTDAILERIDPAKDADGLHPTNLGRLVLNVNSPIRTPLPCTPRGVIELLLRNDYDLKGKHVVVVGRGVTIGRSIGLLLTRRDINATVTLTHTGTVDMPRYLREADVIVAAAGVAHLIRAEDVKPGAAVLDVGVTRTTDPETGKSVVSGDVHPDVAEVAGFLSPNPGGVGPMTVALLMTNVVEATERLA; encoded by the coding sequence GTGACCGCGGTCGTCCTCGACGGCAAGGCGGCATCGGCCGAGATCAAGGCCGAGCTGACCGAGCGCGTCGCTGCGCTGCGCGCCCGCGGGATCATCCCGGGCATCGCCACGGTGCTCGTCGGTGCGGACCCCGCGTCGCAGCTGTACGTGGGCATGAAGCACCGCCAGTCCGAGGCGATCGGGATGAACTCGATCCAGCGCGAGCTGCCGGCCGATGCCACGCAAGAGCAGGTCGAGGCGCTGATCGACGAGCTCAACGCCGACCCCGACTGCCACGGCTACATCGTGCAGCTGCCGCTGCCGAAGCACCTCGACACCGATGCGATCCTCGAGCGGATCGACCCCGCGAAGGATGCCGACGGACTGCACCCGACGAACCTCGGTCGCCTGGTGCTCAACGTCAACAGCCCGATCCGCACCCCGCTGCCGTGCACGCCGCGCGGTGTGATCGAGCTGCTGCTGCGCAACGACTACGACCTGAAGGGCAAGCACGTCGTGGTCGTCGGCCGCGGCGTCACGATCGGCCGCTCCATCGGACTGCTGCTCACGCGCCGCGACATCAACGCGACCGTGACGCTCACCCACACCGGCACGGTCGACATGCCGCGCTACCTCCGCGAGGCCGACGTGATCGTGGCCGCCGCGGGCGTCGCGCACCTCATCCGTGCCGAGGACGTCAAGCCCGGTGCCGCCGTGCTCGACGTGGGTGTGACCCGCACGACCGACCCCGAGACGGGCAAGAGCGTCGTCTCCGGCGACGTGCACCCCGACGTGGCCGAGGTCGCCGGCTTCCTCTCGCCGAACCCGGGCGGGGTCGGCCCGATGACCGTCGCGCTGCTCATGACGAACGTGGTCGAAGCGACAGAGCGCCTCGCCTGA
- a CDS encoding glucosamine-6-phosphate deaminase produces MAEVVIVESKEAAGSLVATEIVELLDARADAVLGLATGSTPLPVYEALRVQLAGRDLSQVRGFALDEYVGIDPHHPESYRSVITREVVEPLGLDPRRIHVPNGAMDTIQHAGDDYEAAIAAAGGVDLQILGIGTDGHIGFNEPGSSFASQTRVKTLTAQTREDNARFFDSIDDVPMHCITQGLGTILKARHLVLLAFGEGKAEAVAAAVEGPLTASLPGSAIQLHPHATVVVDEAAASRLAQADYYRYTFANKPAWQGI; encoded by the coding sequence ATGGCTGAGGTCGTCATCGTCGAGAGCAAGGAAGCCGCCGGCTCCCTGGTCGCCACCGAGATCGTCGAGCTGCTCGACGCACGCGCGGATGCCGTGCTGGGTCTCGCGACCGGGTCGACCCCGCTCCCCGTGTACGAGGCGCTGCGCGTGCAGCTCGCCGGTCGCGACCTCTCGCAGGTGCGCGGCTTCGCGCTCGACGAGTACGTGGGCATCGACCCGCACCACCCCGAGAGCTACCGCTCGGTCATCACGCGCGAGGTCGTCGAGCCGCTCGGCCTCGACCCCCGCCGCATCCACGTTCCCAACGGAGCGATGGACACGATCCAGCACGCCGGCGACGACTACGAGGCCGCGATCGCCGCCGCGGGAGGCGTCGACCTGCAGATCCTCGGGATCGGAACCGACGGTCACATCGGCTTCAACGAGCCCGGCTCGTCGTTCGCCTCGCAGACCCGGGTGAAGACGCTCACGGCACAGACCCGCGAGGACAACGCGCGCTTCTTCGACTCGATCGACGACGTTCCGATGCACTGCATCACGCAGGGACTCGGCACGATCCTGAAGGCACGCCACCTCGTGCTGCTCGCGTTCGGCGAGGGCAAGGCCGAGGCCGTGGCCGCCGCCGTCGAGGGCCCGCTCACGGCATCGCTGCCGGGCTCGGCGATCCAGCTGCACCCGCACGCGACCGTCGTCGTCGACGAGGCCGCCGCATCGCGTCTCGCGCAGGCGGACTACTACCGCTACACGTTCGCGAACAAGCCGGCCTGGCAGGGCATCTGA
- a CDS encoding ROK family protein: MRVGLDVGGTKIDAVAVSPSGEIIGRLRRPTGWGDDAVVESIVLAVRALAAENAIAMADIGSVGIGIPGLVDVESGRVLHAVNLGVESLDLAARAQAELGIPFRVENDVKAAALGAAVLRGATGSMAYLNLGTGVAAGIVIDGRIHRGSRGTAGEVGHISVDPRGRVCGCGQRGCIETLCGGGALAKAWGRPGALPVKDIIEAADAGDADAIRLRAELHHGGAAAVRVLVLSADVDTVIIGGGLTALGPRLEDGIRSALQADAETSPFMRSLHLDERIEMLPAGSPAAAFGAALVGAAVPEKEIVFHG; encoded by the coding sequence GTGCGCGTCGGACTCGACGTCGGCGGCACCAAGATCGATGCCGTCGCGGTCTCGCCGTCGGGCGAGATCATCGGACGCCTGCGGCGCCCCACCGGGTGGGGCGATGACGCCGTGGTCGAGAGCATCGTGCTCGCCGTGCGCGCGCTGGCCGCGGAGAACGCGATCGCGATGGCCGACATCGGCTCGGTGGGCATCGGCATCCCCGGGCTCGTCGACGTCGAGAGCGGGCGGGTCCTGCACGCGGTCAACCTCGGCGTCGAGTCGCTCGACCTCGCCGCGCGCGCCCAGGCCGAGCTCGGCATTCCCTTCCGCGTCGAGAACGACGTCAAAGCCGCAGCGCTCGGCGCCGCCGTGCTGCGCGGAGCGACCGGATCCATGGCCTACCTCAACCTCGGCACGGGTGTCGCCGCCGGCATCGTGATCGACGGCCGCATCCACCGCGGCTCCCGGGGCACCGCCGGGGAAGTGGGGCACATCTCCGTCGACCCCCGCGGACGCGTGTGCGGGTGCGGGCAGCGCGGCTGCATCGAGACCCTCTGCGGCGGCGGCGCACTCGCCAAGGCCTGGGGCAGGCCCGGCGCGCTCCCGGTCAAGGACATCATCGAGGCGGCCGACGCCGGCGACGCCGACGCGATCCGCCTCCGCGCCGAACTGCACCACGGGGGAGCGGCCGCCGTACGCGTGCTCGTGCTCTCCGCGGATGTCGACACCGTCATCATCGGCGGCGGACTCACCGCTCTCGGCCCGCGCCTGGAGGATGGCATCCGCTCGGCCCTGCAGGCGGATGCCGAGACGTCGCCGTTCATGCGATCGCTCCACCTCGATGAGCGCATCGAGATGCTTCCCGCGGGGTCACCCGCTGCCGCCTTCGGTGCCGCGCTCGTCGGCGCCGCCGTCCCCGAGAAGGAGATCGTCTTCCATGGCTGA
- a CDS encoding YrdB family protein: protein MPQDPTPIPGVERPVITVIDVIRAVVLVVAVASLALWGFATWDLPWSIVVGIGAPVVVILVWALFLSPRPVLRVHPFLRAAVELLIYVGVTIAWWSMDQALVGSAFALVAIVTGLISGRRALG from the coding sequence ATGCCCCAGGATCCCACCCCCATACCCGGCGTCGAGCGCCCCGTCATCACGGTCATCGACGTCATCCGTGCCGTCGTGCTGGTGGTGGCCGTCGCCTCTCTCGCCCTCTGGGGCTTCGCCACCTGGGATCTCCCCTGGAGCATCGTGGTGGGCATCGGCGCCCCGGTCGTCGTGATCCTCGTCTGGGCGCTGTTCCTCTCGCCTCGCCCCGTGCTGCGGGTGCACCCGTTCCTGCGCGCCGCGGTCGAGCTGCTCATCTACGTGGGCGTCACGATCGCCTGGTGGTCGATGGATCAGGCCCTGGTCGGATCGGCCTTCGCCCTCGTCGCGATCGTCACCGGTCTCATCAGCGGACGACGCGCACTCGGATGA